The following nucleotide sequence is from Caldisalinibacter kiritimatiensis.
CAAAAATATAATCACGTAGACATTGTTTTTGGAACTCATAATGTTCATGAGTTTCCACAGTTGTTAACTAAACATGAAAATGCAAAGAAAATGATTATAGATGTATGGGATGACAGTGCTCATATAGTAGAAAATTTACCTTCAAAGAGAAAATATGATTTTAAAGCATTTGTTAATATTATGTATGGTTGTAATAACTTCTGCACATATTGCGTAGTTCCTTATACAAGGGGGAGAGAAAAAAGTAGGAAATCTGAAAAAATAATTGACGAAATAACTGAATTAGCAAAAAAAGGTTATAAAGAAATAACATTATTAGGGCAAAATGTTAACTCATATGGTAAAACTTTAGACAAAAAAGTTACATTTGCTGAATTATTGGGTGAAATTAACAAAATAGAAGGTGTTGAAAGAATAAGGTTTATGACATCTCATCCTAAAGATTTATCTGATGAATTAATTTATGCTATCAGGGACTGTGAAAAAGTTTGTGAGCACTTGCATCTTCCTTTTCAAGCTGGCAGTAATCAAGTATTAAAAAGAATGAATAGAAAATATACTAAAGAGCAATATTTAAATTTAGTAAACAAACTTAAAAAGGAAGTGCCTAATATATCACTAACAACAGATATAATAGTTGGATTCCCAGGTGAAACAGAAGATGATTTTGAACATACTTTAGATATAGTAAAAAAGGTAAGATTTGATTCAGCTTTTACATTTTTATATTCAATCCGTGAAGGCACCCCTGCGGCTAAAATGGAAAATCAAGTACCTGATGCTATAAAGAAGAGAAGATTTCAAAGGTTACTTGACACTTTAACTCCTATAGTTTTTGAGAATAATAAGAAACTAAAAAACCAAGTTGTAGAAGTATTAGTAGAAGGAGTTAGTAAAAATGATAAGTCTGTTTTAACCGGAAGAACAAGAACTAATAAATTAGTTCATTTTAAAGGTAAAAAAGAACTTATTTCAAAATTAGTAAATGTAAAAATCACGACACCTAAAACATTTTATCTAGAAGGTGAACTTATTAATAAATAATGCTTATATAGGCCAAAGTCTATGATTTTGGCCTATTTTACATTCTTATAAGTATATTTGTGTTATAATATATAATATGAACCTTTAACTGGAGGGAATTGATGTGGCAAAGCTTACACCTATGATGCAACAATATATGGATATAAAAGAAAAATATAAAGATACAATTCTTTTCTTTAGATTAGGAGACTTCTATGAAATGTTTTTTGATGATGCTATTACCGCTTCAAAAGAACTAGAAATAACCCTTACTAGTAGAGATTGTGGTAAAGGTAAAAAAGCGCCAATGTGCGGTGTACCTTTTCACTCAGCAGATTCGTATATTGCAAAATTAGTCGAAAAAGGCTATAAGGTTGCTATTTGTGAACAGATAGAAGACCCTGCAAAAGCTAAGGGAATTGTAAAAAGAGATGTAGTAAGAATTATTACTCCTGGTACAATAACTGATCTAAATATATTAGATGAAAAAAGTAATAACTATTTATGCTGCTTATATATTGATGACATAGGAGTAGGTATCTCTTATGTAGATATTTCGACTGGTGACCTTTATACGACAGAAATTCACAAAACTCAAAGAGATTTGTTTAGTTCTTTAATGGATGAATTATCTAAAATCCAACCAACTGAAATTATAGCTAATAGTAATTTTTTTAATTATAGTGAATTAGTAAAAGATATAGAGAATAGATTTAATACATTTATAAACCGATATTATGACTGGGCTTTTGATATTGATACTTCTGAAGAGACGATAAAGAATCAACTTAAAGTTATATCTTTAGAAGGATATGGGCTAAAAAGTAAGAACCATTCTATAGTATCTACTGGTGCTTTGATTGAATATGTGAAAGAGACTCAAAAAATAGCACTTGAACATATCAATAGTATAAAGAACTATACTATTAATAAATACATGATGATGGATATTAGTACAAGACGTAATTTGGAACTAACAGAAACTATTAGAGGTAAGAGTAAAAAAGGTTCTCTATTATGGCTATTAGATAAAACATCTACAGCCATGGGAGGTAGATTACTAAAAAGATGGATTGAAGAACCTCTGATTGATAGTTCAGAAATAAATAAAAGGTTAGATGCTGTAGATGAATTAACTAATAATCTATTACTAATGGATGAAATAAAAGGTTTATTAGATAAAGTATATGATATTGAAAGGCTTATGGGAAAAGTCGTTTACGGAAGCTGCAATGCTAGGGACTTAATTTCTTTAAAAAACTCTATTTCTGTCCTACCAAGTCTAAAATCAAGTCTGAGTATTGTAAACTCACAAGTATTAAATCATATACATAATGAATTAGATACTTTAGAAGATATACATAAACTAATAGATGCTTCAATTCTTGATGACCCACCTGTAACAATTAAAGAAGGTGGAATAATAAAAAGTGGTTATAATATAGAATTAGACGAGTTAAGAGAAGCATCTAATAAAGGAAAAGAATGGTTATCAAAGCTACAAGAAAGTGAAAGAAGTAGAACGGGCATAAAGAAACTAAAAGTAGGTTATAATAAAGTATTTGGTTATTATATTGAAGTTACTAAATCTTATCTTGATTTAGTGCCTGAAAATTACACTCGTAAACAAACATTAGCTAATAGTGAAAGATATATAACACCTGAACTTAAAGAGATGGAAGCTAAAATCCTTGGTGCTGAAGAACGTAGTATGAACTTAGAGTATGAACTTTTTGTAAAAATAAGAGATAGTATTAGAGCACAATTAAAAAGAATCCAAAAAACTGCAAAAACAATAGCAACTATAGATGTTCTTAACTCATTAGCTCAGGTAGCTTACAAAAACAATTATGTAAAGCCTAAGTTAAATAACAATGGAGTAGTTGATATTAAAGAAGGTAGACACCCTGTAGTTGAAAAGATGTTAAACGGTGAATTGTTTATACCTAATGATACATTATTAAATAACAATGACAATAGAATTTCTATAATTACTGGACCTAACATGGCAGGAAAGTCTACTTATATGAGACAAGTAGCATTAATAGTCTTAATGGCTCATATTGGTAGTTTTGTACCTGCTACCGAAGCGAATATTGCTATTGTTGATAAAATATTTACAAGAGTTGGAGCATCCGATGACCTTTCTCAGGGACAAAGTACTTTTATGGTGGAGATGAGCGAAGTGGCTAATATATTAAATAATGCAACCAAGAATAGTTTATTAATTTTAGATGAAATTGGGAGAGGTACTAGCACTTATGATGGTTTAAGTATAGCTAAAGCAGTTGTAGAATTCATTAGTGATAAATATAAACTAGGAGCTAAAACTTTATTTGCTACTCATTATCATGAATTAACTGAATTAGAAAATAGAGTCGAAGGAGTTAAAAATTATAGGATATTAGTTAAAGAAGAAGGAGACGATATTGTTTTCTTAAGAAAAATTGTAAGTGGTGGAGCAAACCGTAGTTATGGTATTGAAGTAGCAAAACTAGCAGGGGTACCAAATCAAGTAATAGAAAGAGCTAAGGAAATCTTAAAAGAACTAGAAGAAAAAAACTTAAATAGAGACAATATAGCAGTTACTAAGCAGGAAGTTGTTGAAGAAAATAAACAATCCAGTTCAATAGAGGAAGAAGCGCAAAGTAGCAATTATCAATTGAATTTATTTAGTATGAAGCAAAATGATATCATAAAAAAATTAAAAGATATTGACCCAATGCAACTCACTCCACTAGATTCATTAAATATCTTATATAAACTCAGTCAAGAAGCAAAAAAGTTATAGGAGCGATATAAATGAGAAGTAGGATTCAAATACTAGATAATAACACCATAAACAAAATTGCAGCAGGAGAAGTAGTAGAAAGACCCGCTTCAGTAGTGAAAGAACTGGTGGAAAACTCAATTGACGCACAAGCAACTTCAATTAGTATTGAAATTGTCAACGGAGGTAAAAAATATATAAGAGTTACAGATAACGGTACAGGAATAATAAACGATGATATAAAATTAGCATTTTTAAGACATAGTACTAGTAAAATAAAAAAAGTAGAAGATTTAGAAAGGATTACCTCTTTAGGCTTTAGAGGTGAAGCCTTAGCTAGTATCGCATCAGTAGCACAAGTTCAACTTCTAAGCAAAACAAAGGATAGTTTAAGTGGTAGACAGGTAGATGTTCACGGCGGTGAAATTATTTCTAATAAGGAAGTTGGATGTCCTAAAGGAACAACTGTAATTGTAAAAAACTTATTTTACAATACTCCAGTAAGAAAAAAGTTCTTAAAAAGTGATAATGCTGAATCATCGCATATAAGTGAAACCATTTATAGACTAGCACTAGGAAATCCTAATATTGCATTCAAATATATAAAAGACAATAAACTAATATTAAAAACACCTGGCAATGGTGATATTTACTCAACTATATATAGTCTTTATGGCAAAGAATTTGCGGATTCTTTGATTAAAATAAATTATAATGGTGATGATATTAAAATAGATGGTTACATAGCAAAACCATCATATACTAGAGGAAATAGAAATTTTCAATATTTCTATGTGAATGGTAGATTTATTAAAAGTAGGTTGTTATCTAAGACATTAGAAAATGAATATAAATCTTTAATTCCAATTAATAAATATCCAGTGTGTATACTTTATATAGATACAAATGCAAAAAATATAGATGCAAATGTCCATCCCACTAAAATTGAAATAAGATTTAAAAATGAATCAATATTGAAATATATACTTTCTAAATCAATAAAAGTTGCTTTAGAAGAAAAAAATTTAATACCTAGTGTTACAATTAATTCAAAAGATAAAAAAGAAGAAGTAAAACAACAAAAAATCATAGATTTGATTGAAGATACTGACGTTAATTCAAAACCTAGTGATGACAATCTTTTAGTAATTGAGGACCATACAAAAGATAATATCGATTTTATGAATAGCACTGATGTAGTACAGGATAGAAGTAGTATAAATTATTCAGCTGATACTATTGAGTCTGTAGAGTATACAAATAATAAATCACAAATCAAGGATAAACAAAGTAAATTTGTTAAAAATATTATTGATAACACAGGTTTATCTAATAGTAATATCCCAATCAATGCAATTGAAAAAAAACAACAAACTTCAATTAAAAAGATACCTGATATGAAAATCATAGGAATTCTATTTGGCACATATATATTAGCAGAAGATAGTAACGATGAAGTTTTTTATATAATTGACCAACATGCAGCTCATGAAAGAATAATGTATGAAAAATATAAAAAAGAATTCGAAAACCAAACTGTTACTATCCAGGAGCTTTTAGCACCTGAAATTATTAATTTAACTCATAGCGAATATCAAGTGGTTAAAGATAATATAGATATATTTAATAAGCTAGGATTTAGAATAGAAGGTTTTGGTACAAACTCAGTTATAATAAGAAGTGTACCTATGTTATTTGGTAAACCAAAGTCTAAACAGCTATTCATGGATATACTAGACAAAATCCAAGATAATATTAAAAATAGCTATCAACTACGAATTGAAAAAATAATGAAAATGGCATGTACTAGTGCTATAAAAGCAGGAGATAAAATTGAAAACATTGAAATAGAACGGTTATTAAAAGACCTTAGAAAAGCTGATAATCCATATACATGTCCCCATGGAAGACCCGTTATAATCAAAATGTCAAAATACGAAATAGAAAAAAAATTTAAGAGAATACAATAAAGGATGATTATCATGAAAAAAAAACCTTTAATTCTATTAGTTGGACCAACAGCCGTGGGAAAAACATCAATATCAATTGAGATTGCTAAGAGATTAAATGCTGAAATAATTTCAGCTGACTCTATGCAAATATATAAACACATGGATATAGGTACTGCTAAAATAAAAGAACAAGAGAAAGAAGGTGTTAAGCATTATTTAATTGATATTGTTTATCCTAATGAAAAATTTACAGTATCGGACTATCAAAAAAAAGCCAAAGAGTGCATAGATGAAATTTTAAATAAAAAGAAATTACCTATGTTAGTTGGAGGTACAGGTTTATATGTAAACTCAATAGTATATGATTTAGATTTCACAAAAGCTATTTCAAATCCTAAACTTAGAAATAAATATAATGAATTAGCAGAAATTCATGGTAATGAATACCTTCACGAAAAATTAAAAAAGATTGACCCAAAATCAGCTAATAAAATTCACATTAATGATAGAAAACGAATAATAAGAGCGCTAGAAGTCTATCACGAAACAGGAAAACCAATGTCTGAATACAACAAAAACTTTAGAAAACCAAACCCTACTTTCGAATTAGCCTTCATAGGTTTAACAATGAATCGTAAAAAATTGTATGATAGAATCAATAAACGTGTAGAATTAATGATAAAAGAAGGTTTACTTGATGAAGTTAAAAATTTATTAAAAATGGGATATAGACCCGATTCAACTGCACTACAAGGTTTAGGATATAAAGAAATAATAAAATACTTCAACAACGAATATACATACAAAGAAGCGATTAGAATATTAAAAAGAGATACTAGAAGATTTGCAAAGCGACAGATAACCTGGTTTAGACGAGATAAAAGAATAAAATGGATAAATTTAGACTTATATGACGATAATGATAAGGCATGTAAAGCTATATTAAGCTATGTTTCTAAAAAACTTAATAATAATACATTTTTTAAAGATATAACTAGTGGAGGGGATTATTTTGAAAAATAATATTAATTTACAAGATAGTTTTTTAAACAAAGTTAGAAAAGAAAATATAAGTATAACTATTTATTTAGTTAATGGTTATCAATTAAAGGGGGCAGTA
It contains:
- the miaB gene encoding tRNA (N6-isopentenyl adenosine(37)-C2)-methylthiotransferase MiaB; its protein translation is QKYNHVDIVFGTHNVHEFPQLLTKHENAKKMIIDVWDDSAHIVENLPSKRKYDFKAFVNIMYGCNNFCTYCVVPYTRGREKSRKSEKIIDEITELAKKGYKEITLLGQNVNSYGKTLDKKVTFAELLGEINKIEGVERIRFMTSHPKDLSDELIYAIRDCEKVCEHLHLPFQAGSNQVLKRMNRKYTKEQYLNLVNKLKKEVPNISLTTDIIVGFPGETEDDFEHTLDIVKKVRFDSAFTFLYSIREGTPAAKMENQVPDAIKKRRFQRLLDTLTPIVFENNKKLKNQVVEVLVEGVSKNDKSVLTGRTRTNKLVHFKGKKELISKLVNVKITTPKTFYLEGELINK
- the mutS gene encoding DNA mismatch repair protein MutS, translating into MAKLTPMMQQYMDIKEKYKDTILFFRLGDFYEMFFDDAITASKELEITLTSRDCGKGKKAPMCGVPFHSADSYIAKLVEKGYKVAICEQIEDPAKAKGIVKRDVVRIITPGTITDLNILDEKSNNYLCCLYIDDIGVGISYVDISTGDLYTTEIHKTQRDLFSSLMDELSKIQPTEIIANSNFFNYSELVKDIENRFNTFINRYYDWAFDIDTSEETIKNQLKVISLEGYGLKSKNHSIVSTGALIEYVKETQKIALEHINSIKNYTINKYMMMDISTRRNLELTETIRGKSKKGSLLWLLDKTSTAMGGRLLKRWIEEPLIDSSEINKRLDAVDELTNNLLLMDEIKGLLDKVYDIERLMGKVVYGSCNARDLISLKNSISVLPSLKSSLSIVNSQVLNHIHNELDTLEDIHKLIDASILDDPPVTIKEGGIIKSGYNIELDELREASNKGKEWLSKLQESERSRTGIKKLKVGYNKVFGYYIEVTKSYLDLVPENYTRKQTLANSERYITPELKEMEAKILGAEERSMNLEYELFVKIRDSIRAQLKRIQKTAKTIATIDVLNSLAQVAYKNNYVKPKLNNNGVVDIKEGRHPVVEKMLNGELFIPNDTLLNNNDNRISIITGPNMAGKSTYMRQVALIVLMAHIGSFVPATEANIAIVDKIFTRVGASDDLSQGQSTFMVEMSEVANILNNATKNSLLILDEIGRGTSTYDGLSIAKAVVEFISDKYKLGAKTLFATHYHELTELENRVEGVKNYRILVKEEGDDIVFLRKIVSGGANRSYGIEVAKLAGVPNQVIERAKEILKELEEKNLNRDNIAVTKQEVVEENKQSSSIEEEAQSSNYQLNLFSMKQNDIIKKLKDIDPMQLTPLDSLNILYKLSQEAKKL
- the mutL gene encoding DNA mismatch repair endonuclease MutL, translating into MRSRIQILDNNTINKIAAGEVVERPASVVKELVENSIDAQATSISIEIVNGGKKYIRVTDNGTGIINDDIKLAFLRHSTSKIKKVEDLERITSLGFRGEALASIASVAQVQLLSKTKDSLSGRQVDVHGGEIISNKEVGCPKGTTVIVKNLFYNTPVRKKFLKSDNAESSHISETIYRLALGNPNIAFKYIKDNKLILKTPGNGDIYSTIYSLYGKEFADSLIKINYNGDDIKIDGYIAKPSYTRGNRNFQYFYVNGRFIKSRLLSKTLENEYKSLIPINKYPVCILYIDTNAKNIDANVHPTKIEIRFKNESILKYILSKSIKVALEEKNLIPSVTINSKDKKEEVKQQKIIDLIEDTDVNSKPSDDNLLVIEDHTKDNIDFMNSTDVVQDRSSINYSADTIESVEYTNNKSQIKDKQSKFVKNIIDNTGLSNSNIPINAIEKKQQTSIKKIPDMKIIGILFGTYILAEDSNDEVFYIIDQHAAHERIMYEKYKKEFENQTVTIQELLAPEIINLTHSEYQVVKDNIDIFNKLGFRIEGFGTNSVIIRSVPMLFGKPKSKQLFMDILDKIQDNIKNSYQLRIEKIMKMACTSAIKAGDKIENIEIERLLKDLRKADNPYTCPHGRPVIIKMSKYEIEKKFKRIQ
- the miaA gene encoding tRNA (adenosine(37)-N6)-dimethylallyltransferase MiaA — encoded protein: MKKKPLILLVGPTAVGKTSISIEIAKRLNAEIISADSMQIYKHMDIGTAKIKEQEKEGVKHYLIDIVYPNEKFTVSDYQKKAKECIDEILNKKKLPMLVGGTGLYVNSIVYDLDFTKAISNPKLRNKYNELAEIHGNEYLHEKLKKIDPKSANKIHINDRKRIIRALEVYHETGKPMSEYNKNFRKPNPTFELAFIGLTMNRKKLYDRINKRVELMIKEGLLDEVKNLLKMGYRPDSTALQGLGYKEIIKYFNNEYTYKEAIRILKRDTRRFAKRQITWFRRDKRIKWINLDLYDDNDKACKAILSYVSKKLNNNTFFKDITSGGDYFEK